A stretch of the Calonectris borealis unplaced genomic scaffold, bCalBor7.hap1.2 HAP1_SCAFFOLD_74, whole genome shotgun sequence genome encodes the following:
- the LOC142076623 gene encoding PDZ domain-containing protein GIPC1-like codes for MSWIIIEGHGWSLSCPGAGGDLGTAPSPGGAVVTPGWSPQRIREGSVIDQIPVISVGDMIEAIDGQSLVGARHYEVAKMLKELPRGRTFALQLTEPHKAFGEPQLGALGAHSRGPATVEEQPSAFEERAVAKVDDLLESYMGIRDSKLAATMVELGRDARDPDALAQALDSQLGDFAFPDEFVFDVWGAIGDAKVGRC; via the exons ATGTCCTGGATTATCATAGAGGGACATGGGTGGTCCCtgagctgccctggggctggaggggacctggggactgccccttccccagggggGGCCGTGGTGACCCCCGGGTGGTCCCCACAGCGGATCCGGGAGGGCAGCGTCATCGACCAGATCCCGGTGATCAGCGTCGGGGACATGATCGAGGCCATCGACGGGCAGAGCCTGGTGGGCGCCCGTCACTATGAGGTGGCCAAGATGCTGAAGGAGCTGCCCCGGGGTCGCACCTTCGCCCTCCAGCTCACCGAGCCCCACAAGGCCTTCGGTGAGCcccaactgggagcactgggagcccaCT ctcggggacccgccaccgtCGAGGAGCAG ccctccgccttCGAGGAGCGGGCGGTGGCCAAGGTGGACGATCTGCTGGAGAGCTACATGGGCATCCGGGACAGCAAgctgg ctgccaccatggtggagctgggccgcGACGCCCGGGACCCCGACGCGCTGGCCCAGGCCCTTGACTCCCAGCTCGGGGACTTCGCTTTCCCCGACGAGTTCGTCTTCGACGTCTGGGGGGCCATCGGCGACGCCAAGGTGGGGCGCTGCTAG